A region from the Desulfovibrio aminophilus genome encodes:
- a CDS encoding ABC transporter substrate-binding protein, with translation MSCAVHLALPPNVARSVRSRIAERFPDARVGAPDIHQEMYEFAAKCGASPFAGFAVSAYPQLVRNVLRDRPSFAVPEVDAPELRPELRALGLTPPAPELRIVAVAPCVLAVNERWAATVSDWGHLVGRDFSDSLGTPPRDTPLPFLAEELLAGFDAPPVRLDTASTPLDINRRVSSGELGAGLLIPAFGRTFRGGRARMVWPDSGALAVPLVACIGREAPRRAHDILEYLLSREVQAFLSSCGGVVPVRQDVPGFAELEESGWKMRWPGWDALLRAAEVMDGAMGAAPGAGRCSCCNA, from the coding sequence ATGAGCTGCGCCGTCCATCTCGCCCTGCCTCCCAATGTGGCCCGGAGCGTCCGTTCCCGCATCGCGGAGCGGTTTCCCGACGCGCGCGTCGGCGCGCCGGACATTCATCAGGAGATGTACGAGTTCGCCGCGAAGTGTGGGGCGTCGCCGTTCGCCGGGTTCGCCGTCTCGGCCTACCCACAGCTGGTGCGCAACGTTCTGAGGGACCGCCCGTCGTTCGCCGTGCCCGAGGTGGACGCGCCGGAACTGCGCCCCGAGTTGCGCGCCCTGGGCCTGACCCCGCCCGCGCCGGAACTCCGCATCGTGGCCGTGGCGCCCTGCGTGTTGGCGGTCAACGAACGCTGGGCGGCCACTGTGAGCGACTGGGGGCACCTCGTCGGGCGGGATTTCTCGGATTCCCTGGGCACTCCGCCCCGGGACACGCCGTTGCCGTTCCTGGCGGAGGAGTTGCTGGCCGGTTTCGACGCACCTCCCGTCCGCCTGGATACCGCGAGCACACCCCTGGACATCAACCGCCGCGTCTCTTCCGGCGAACTCGGGGCCGGGTTGCTCATCCCCGCGTTCGGCCGGACGTTCCGGGGCGGCCGCGCGCGGATGGTCTGGCCTGACAGCGGGGCCTTGGCCGTGCCCCTGGTGGCCTGCATCGGCCGCGAGGCCCCCCGGCGGGCGCACGACATCCTGGAATACCTGCTGTCCCGGGAGGTGCAGGCGTTTCTGTCCTCCTGCGGCGGCGTCGTCCCCGTAAGGCAGGACGTGCCCGGTTTCGCGGAGTTGGAGGAATCCGGCTGGAAGATGCGCTGGCCCGGCTGGGATGCGTTGCTGCGCGCCGCCGAGGTCATGGATGGCGCCATGGGGGCCGCGCCGGGCGCCGGGCGCTGTTCGTGCTGCAACGCCTGA
- a CDS encoding ATP-binding cassette domain-containing protein, whose protein sequence is MNTLDILGGKNRGGSPEPVERVRVRSGESLAVVGPTGSGKSELLADIAQLAQGDTPSKRHVLLDGRPPLIGASGLVGTLSQRTNFVMDADVGSFIRMHAAVLGKDGSGCVERVLALANELCGEPVDAVDRLQGLSGGQARSLMIADIALISDAPVVLIDEVENAGIDKHRALEALTGRGKIVLTATHDPVLMLMNDRRVVMRGGGMQALIERDGEERVRLEDLAACDAELLTARDTLRGGGRLRREARA, encoded by the coding sequence ATGAACACCCTTGACATTCTTGGCGGAAAAAACCGGGGCGGCTCACCCGAGCCGGTGGAGCGCGTGCGGGTCCGGTCCGGCGAATCCCTGGCCGTGGTCGGCCCGACCGGCTCGGGCAAGAGCGAGCTCCTGGCAGACATCGCGCAACTGGCGCAGGGCGACACTCCGTCCAAACGCCACGTGCTGCTGGACGGTCGGCCGCCGTTGATCGGGGCCTCGGGCCTCGTGGGCACGCTCTCCCAGCGGACCAATTTCGTCATGGACGCCGACGTGGGGTCGTTCATACGCATGCATGCGGCCGTGCTCGGCAAGGACGGCTCGGGATGCGTGGAGCGTGTGCTCGCCCTGGCCAACGAACTCTGCGGTGAACCGGTGGACGCCGTCGATCGGCTCCAGGGACTGAGCGGAGGGCAGGCCAGGTCGCTCATGATCGCCGACATCGCCTTGATTTCAGACGCCCCCGTGGTGCTCATCGACGAGGTGGAGAACGCGGGCATCGACAAGCACCGCGCCCTGGAGGCCCTCACCGGCCGCGGCAAGATCGTCCTCACCGCGACCCACGACCCGGTGCTCATGCTCATGAATGACCGCCGCGTGGTCATGCGCGGGGGCGGAATGCAGGCCCTGATCGAACGCGACGGGGAGGAACGGGTTCGCCTGGAGGACCTCGCGGCATGCGACGCGGAACTGCTCACGGCCCGCGACACGCTCAGGGGCGGCGGAAGGCTGCGCCGGGAGGCGCGGGCATGA
- a CDS encoding GTP-binding protein: protein MQTVIIAGPPSAGKTSAILHVARLMQGEGLRPAAIKFDTRGSADPERYARIGMPALGGLSGYLCPDHYFISNLEEAVHWGRAQRAEALFVETAGLCLRCAPHVEGVPAVTVVDCLGGLDAPVKMGPMLSLADVVLLTKGDLVSQAEREVLAHRIMEENPGAEILPMNGLTGTGALALLRCLRGMSVNPGLADARLRHDMPAAICSYCTGERRIGRRFQSGNVEKLCWTEA, encoded by the coding sequence ATGCAGACCGTGATCATCGCCGGGCCGCCCAGCGCGGGAAAGACATCCGCGATCCTGCATGTCGCCCGCCTCATGCAGGGAGAAGGCCTCCGGCCCGCGGCCATCAAGTTCGACACCCGAGGTTCGGCCGACCCCGAGCGCTACGCCCGGATCGGCATGCCCGCCCTGGGCGGGCTCAGCGGCTATCTCTGCCCGGACCACTACTTCATCTCCAACCTGGAGGAAGCCGTGCACTGGGGCCGCGCGCAGCGCGCCGAGGCGCTGTTCGTGGAAACCGCCGGGCTCTGCCTGCGCTGCGCGCCGCACGTCGAGGGAGTCCCCGCCGTCACGGTGGTGGACTGCCTGGGCGGCCTGGACGCCCCGGTGAAGATGGGCCCCATGCTTTCCCTCGCGGACGTGGTCCTCCTGACCAAGGGCGATCTCGTCTCGCAGGCCGAGCGGGAGGTGCTCGCGCACCGGATCATGGAAGAGAACCCCGGGGCGGAGATCCTGCCCATGAACGGGTTGACCGGAACGGGCGCCCTGGCCCTGCTGCGCTGCCTGCGGGGCATGTCCGTGAACCCCGGCTTGGCGGATGCCCGGCTGCGGCACGACATGCCCGCGGCGATCTGCTCCTATTGCACGGGGGAGCGCCGCATCGGCAGGCGGTTCCAGTCGGGCAACGTGGAAAAGCTGTGCTGGACGGAGGCCTGA
- a CDS encoding AraC family transcriptional regulator, whose product MTIDILDPKRSQGATPRAIRLRDDFWAIVTGENDPSSPPTLHAGGEVLLLRFPLSVDERNRDIASLRLLHEARAVPLSDAESVYVAMELQLLRSVLGEDFGTLPEAVWGLLRDTVSEISGLTVAPSPEQLLAARAIRDCLFEGAVRNIFLKSKALELVASFFGQVRLLNGACRMALLPSREVEPFLRARNILGSELETPPPLGTLAAQVGVSETRLKRGFKRLFGMAPYEWLREKRLAVAHELLLRREASVSEAAYRVGYTNVSHFIAAFIRRYNTRPGELLRLARRIAPTP is encoded by the coding sequence ATGACCATCGATATTCTCGACCCCAAACGGTCACAGGGGGCGACTCCGCGAGCCATCCGCCTGCGCGACGATTTCTGGGCCATCGTCACCGGCGAGAATGACCCCTCCTCGCCGCCGACGCTCCACGCGGGAGGCGAGGTGCTGCTCCTGCGTTTTCCCCTGTCCGTGGATGAACGAAACCGGGACATCGCCTCCCTCCGCCTCCTGCACGAGGCCCGGGCCGTTCCCCTGTCCGACGCGGAGAGCGTCTACGTCGCCATGGAACTCCAGCTGCTGCGGAGCGTTCTGGGGGAAGACTTCGGCACCCTGCCGGAAGCCGTATGGGGCCTGCTGCGCGACACGGTCAGCGAAATCTCCGGCCTGACCGTCGCTCCCTCGCCGGAACAGCTTCTGGCCGCCCGCGCCATCCGCGATTGTCTCTTCGAGGGCGCCGTCCGCAACATCTTCCTCAAAAGCAAGGCGCTGGAGCTGGTGGCCTCTTTCTTCGGCCAGGTCCGGCTTCTGAACGGAGCCTGTCGGATGGCCCTGCTCCCCTCGCGGGAAGTCGAGCCGTTCCTCCGCGCCCGCAACATCCTGGGCAGCGAACTCGAGACGCCGCCTCCTCTCGGAACACTGGCGGCCCAGGTGGGTGTAAGCGAAACCCGCCTCAAGCGCGGCTTCAAGCGATTGTTCGGCATGGCTCCCTATGAATGGCTCCGGGAAAAACGCCTCGCCGTGGCCCACGAGCTGCTCCTGCGCCGGGAGGCAAGCGTCAGCGAGGCCGCATACCGGGTGGGCTACACCAACGTGAGCCACTTCATCGCCGCCTTCATCCGGCGCTACAACACCCGGCCCGGCGAACTGCTGCGCCTGGCCCGGCGAATCGCTCCGACGCCCTAG